The Planococcus versutus genome contains a region encoding:
- a CDS encoding type II toxin-antitoxin system PemK/MazF family toxin — MTRFFKVGDIIKIDMSPAKGYRPAIVVSEENVHKETDLIWVLLIPNTNKGYPTHVPVNGRTKNNKNSVVNNQTTGYVLCEKIKVIDPLASAARLTDEADQELIEDARLSSMPLLL; from the coding sequence ATGACAAGATTTTTTAAAGTTGGGGATATTATTAAGATCGATATGTCGCCGGCAAAAGGTTATCGTCCAGCCATCGTTGTTTCAGAAGAAAATGTACATAAAGAGACCGACTTAATTTGGGTTTTGCTAATCCCCAATACGAATAAAGGTTACCCGACTCATGTACCGGTAAATGGAAGAACCAAGAATAACAAGAACAGCGTAGTAAACAATCAGACAACTGGGTATGTATTGTGTGAAAAGATAAAGGTAATTGATCCATTAGCTAGCGCTGCAAGATTAACAGACGAGGCCGATCAAGAGTTGATTGAAGATGCAAGGCTATCATCGATGCCATTACTTTTATAG
- a CDS encoding MFS transporter — protein sequence MNKKLKDWKDPAILLTSLGIAGIGDFIYLVAINIIVYQMTGSAAAVAGLWIIGPIVNILTKFWTGSFIDYRSKRKVIIATYLLRAGFIALIPYAPNIVGIYVILVFLSIAKSFFGPSSTTYTTMLVPKLKRKRFNSIRSVTSSGAFIIGPAIGGTLILLSSIQATLWINAIFFVIAALLLLGLPEQEEIDRETIPKMTVAQVWSDFTVVKQFLSENKYIAIIYLSFILVMIFSFAMDAQEVVFTQQVIGLSEVDYSLLISITGIGSVSGGVLLTIFSSKFSLRFMIVLGLVMTAVGYVLYAFSWSFLTITIGFLILGFFNVFMNTGMATFYQNNIPVALMGRVTSIFQLVQSVVQVLFILGIGILADVISLRVTIVGMASIMLLASIVFSYFVLKSQKAAFYQEEEEEVR from the coding sequence ATGAATAAAAAGTTAAAAGATTGGAAAGATCCAGCCATACTGCTGACTTCACTTGGCATTGCTGGCATCGGTGACTTTATTTACCTGGTCGCCATCAATATCATTGTTTATCAAATGACTGGTTCTGCTGCAGCAGTAGCCGGACTTTGGATCATTGGACCGATTGTCAACATCTTGACGAAGTTTTGGACTGGAAGCTTTATCGATTACCGCAGCAAGAGGAAAGTCATTATCGCGACTTATCTTTTGCGGGCAGGATTTATCGCATTGATTCCCTATGCTCCCAATATCGTTGGCATTTACGTGATTCTCGTTTTCCTGAGTATCGCTAAGTCTTTTTTTGGTCCTTCTTCGACCACCTATACAACCATGCTAGTGCCGAAATTAAAGAGAAAACGTTTCAACTCCATTCGTTCGGTTACTTCTTCCGGTGCATTTATCATCGGTCCCGCCATCGGCGGTACGTTAATTCTGCTTAGCTCGATTCAGGCCACCCTTTGGATCAATGCAATTTTCTTTGTGATTGCAGCACTTCTGCTTTTGGGACTTCCAGAGCAAGAAGAGATTGACCGTGAGACGATTCCTAAGATGACCGTTGCTCAAGTATGGAGTGATTTTACAGTGGTTAAGCAATTCCTTTCTGAAAACAAATACATCGCTATTATTTACCTGAGTTTTATTCTGGTCATGATTTTTTCGTTCGCCATGGATGCCCAGGAAGTCGTGTTTACCCAACAGGTAATTGGGCTTTCCGAAGTAGACTACAGCTTGTTAATCAGTATCACCGGCATTGGTTCAGTTAGTGGCGGCGTTCTGCTTACCATCTTTTCGTCAAAGTTCTCTTTACGGTTTATGATTGTGCTCGGTCTGGTGATGACGGCGGTCGGCTATGTCCTGTATGCTTTTTCTTGGTCGTTCCTCACCATTACAATCGGCTTCCTGATTTTAGGTTTTTTCAATGTCTTCATGAATACTGGCATGGCTACATTTTACCAAAACAACATTCCAGTTGCGCTGATGGGAAGAGTCACCAGCATTTTTCAATTGGTTCAAAGTGTCGTACAAGTCCTGTTCATCTTAGGAATCGGTATCTTAGCAGATGTGATTTCCTTGCGAGTTACCATTGTTGGAATGGCTAGCATTATGTTGCTGGCATCAATCGTCTTTTCCTATTTTGTATTGAAATCACAAAAAGCTGCATTTTACCAAGAAGAGGAGGAAGAGGTCAGATGA
- a CDS encoding TetR/AcrR family transcriptional regulator, which translates to MKKNIDTMQQILDTGQNLIQERGYNAISYADVAEQIGIKKASIHYYFPAKQDLVQAILKRYRTEFMTGLNQIGRSSDSPEENLYRFFQYYRDPLVENAKLCLCSMMAAELVSFPMEIRDEINGFFRDNETWLENVIEQGREMGILDSQISSKEQSQIIMAFVQGAQLLARSSGDLQYYDMMVRNLLKNLNILTSP; encoded by the coding sequence ATGAAAAAAAATATAGATACCATGCAGCAGATTCTGGATACTGGACAAAACCTGATTCAAGAACGCGGGTATAATGCCATTAGCTATGCGGATGTGGCGGAACAAATCGGCATCAAAAAAGCCAGCATTCATTATTACTTTCCGGCCAAGCAGGACCTTGTCCAAGCAATTCTTAAAAGATACCGGACAGAATTCATGACAGGGCTGAATCAGATTGGCCGATCCTCTGATAGTCCTGAAGAAAATCTTTATCGGTTTTTTCAATATTACCGTGACCCACTGGTAGAGAATGCCAAACTTTGCCTTTGTTCCATGATGGCAGCTGAACTTGTTTCTTTTCCAATGGAAATCCGTGATGAAATCAATGGGTTCTTTCGGGATAATGAAACCTGGCTAGAAAACGTCATCGAACAAGGAAGGGAGATGGGTATCTTGGATTCTCAAATTAGCTCAAAAGAACAGTCGCAGATCATCATGGCATTTGTACAGGGCGCCCAATTATTAGCGCGATCTTCAGGAGACCTTCAGTATTATGACATGATGGTCCGAAATCTGCTGAAAAACTTGAACATCTTAACAAGCCCATAA
- a CDS encoding SDR family NAD(P)-dependent oxidoreductase, with protein MLFNDKVVIVTGGGSGIGKAAAKRFLEEGAKVVINGRRENVLKETMKELDPSGEKVDYVAGDISVKATGAALVQKAVDTFGGVDVLVCNTGIFNPTGFLEHGEDDLNNYLDAIVKGTFFPAQAAIPEMQKRGGGAIVSTGSMWAIQSVEATPSAAYSAAMAGRHTLTRNLAVEFAKDNIRVNAVAPAVIETPIYNTFMSEEQVAEVLPTFNEFHPLGRNGQPVDVAEAILYLASDKASFITGVILPVDGGVTARLR; from the coding sequence ATGTTATTTAATGATAAAGTGGTTATTGTTACAGGAGGAGGATCAGGAATTGGGAAAGCGGCAGCTAAACGGTTCCTTGAAGAAGGCGCTAAAGTAGTTATCAACGGCAGAAGAGAAAACGTGTTGAAAGAAACTATGAAAGAGCTTGATCCATCAGGAGAAAAAGTTGATTATGTAGCTGGAGATATTAGTGTTAAAGCAACTGGGGCTGCATTGGTACAAAAAGCAGTAGATACGTTTGGCGGCGTGGATGTATTGGTCTGCAATACCGGCATTTTCAATCCTACCGGCTTTTTGGAACACGGTGAAGATGATTTGAACAATTACTTGGATGCAATTGTAAAAGGAACATTCTTTCCAGCGCAAGCAGCGATTCCGGAAATGCAGAAAAGAGGAGGAGGTGCAATCGTCAGCACAGGATCTATGTGGGCGATTCAATCAGTTGAAGCGACTCCTTCCGCTGCCTATTCGGCAGCAATGGCCGGCAGACATACGTTGACCCGAAACCTTGCAGTAGAGTTTGCCAAGGATAACATCCGCGTGAATGCTGTTGCACCTGCTGTTATCGAAACGCCGATCTACAACACCTTTATGTCTGAAGAACAAGTGGCCGAAGTGCTTCCTACGTTCAACGAGTTCCATCCGCTCGGAAGAAACGGACAGCCTGTGGATGTCGCTGAAGCGATTTTGTACTTAGCGAGCGACAAAGCTTCCTTTATCACTGGCGTGATATTGCCAGTAGACGGTGGCGTAACAGCAAGATTGAGATAA
- a CDS encoding protein kinase domain-containing protein has product MAKERMDYYFENNKLKLVPLDLKQQFIREEWIRNNEDKNKWQELTIPDITFIEFVGNGANGIVLKAREDITDRLCAVKIWLPNVKSRHYNIYFEKYQEEIKKIAHLNNPSIIAIYKAGISKKGYCYSIMEWVEGVTLKKHLAANKSIAANIRFKILNDVLQTVNECHRINVLHGDLHSENILLKEMDNQKGNYEVKILDFGTSLLNRSTSEKYNKQRESALLLETVLKLLPEENKYGLLNFKYYSSLNPRRHSIRNLDDVRCVEPIIVSSTLKNIVKIYELVGANYFNDAVLNDMLDFLLASTYLDVQSISEFISLKGRKMEKKLLMTILTTKIYDYLFETKQHDLELRSFELTLSYYELLKKNVNLTILKNNDIFKDFNIIDFNFEEILELKSLEDVLKFIKLANKSLEENEYIRFLNQLFTTLGEKFEKEYSSHNGLKRDLDLVFKLNELRLKRNYLIEEIIKWEYR; this is encoded by the coding sequence ATGGCTAAAGAAAGAATGGACTACTACTTTGAAAATAATAAATTGAAATTAGTACCTTTGGATTTAAAGCAACAGTTTATAAGAGAAGAATGGATTAGAAATAATGAGGATAAGAATAAATGGCAAGAATTAACTATTCCTGATATTACTTTTATAGAGTTTGTTGGAAATGGAGCAAATGGTATTGTTTTAAAAGCTAGAGAAGATATAACAGACAGATTATGTGCAGTAAAAATATGGTTACCAAATGTAAAATCTAGACATTACAACATTTATTTTGAGAAGTATCAAGAAGAAATAAAAAAAATAGCTCATTTAAATAATCCCTCTATTATAGCAATCTATAAAGCAGGTATTTCTAAAAAAGGTTATTGTTATTCAATTATGGAATGGGTGGAAGGTGTAACTTTAAAAAAACATTTAGCTGCTAACAAAAGTATAGCAGCTAATATTAGATTTAAAATCTTGAATGATGTGTTACAAACTGTTAATGAGTGTCATAGAATTAATGTGTTACATGGAGACCTGCATTCAGAAAATATTTTATTAAAGGAAATGGATAATCAAAAAGGAAATTATGAAGTTAAGATTTTAGATTTTGGAACAAGTCTTTTGAATAGATCGACGTCCGAGAAATATAATAAACAACGTGAATCTGCTTTGTTACTGGAAACAGTTTTAAAGTTGCTTCCAGAAGAGAATAAGTACGGCTTATTGAATTTTAAGTATTATAGCTCGTTAAATCCTAGAAGACATAGTATTAGAAATCTTGACGATGTTAGATGTGTTGAACCTATTATTGTAAGTTCTACTTTAAAAAATATAGTTAAGATATATGAATTAGTAGGAGCTAATTATTTTAACGATGCAGTCTTAAATGATATGCTAGATTTTTTATTAGCTTCAACGTATTTAGATGTTCAGAGTATTTCAGAGTTTATTTCTCTTAAAGGAAGAAAAATGGAAAAGAAATTATTGATGACCATACTAACCACTAAAATATATGATTATCTATTCGAAACAAAACAACATGATTTAGAATTAAGGTCATTTGAGTTGACTTTAAGTTATTATGAACTTTTGAAAAAAAATGTAAACTTAACTATATTAAAAAATAATGATATTTTTAAGGATTTTAATATAATTGATTTTAATTTCGAAGAGATTCTAGAATTAAAATCTTTAGAAGATGTATTAAAATTTATTAAACTTGCTAACAAGAGTTTAGAAGAGAATGAGTATATAAGATTTTTGAATCAACTATTTACTACATTAGGTGAGAAATTCGAGAAAGAATACTCCTCTCATAATGGGTTGAAAAGGGATTTGGATTTAGTATTTAAACTTAATGAATTAAGACTAAAAAGAAACTACCTTATTGAAGAAATAATAAAATGGGAATATCGTTAA
- a CDS encoding flavin monoamine oxidase family protein — protein MNHPVVIIGAGLSGLYAASLLVEHGINCRVLEARDRIGGRVLSIAVSDRAESKQFDLGPTWFWPQYEKVIAGLASRLNLGTFEQYTEGAMVSERSLNGPPQRLVLPEGSMEKSMRFTGGVQSLIAGVEKTLPLGTVELGKRVTSIRFDRIGAITIKTKFANGKKEEVQASAVILALPPRIIAQHIEFSPSLPTDVMTDLLNKPTWMAGQAKVVAVYDHPFWRDAGLAGYATSWVGPLQEIHDASPVQGPGALFGFFGMPAAVRQELGEDQLKEMVIDQLVRLFGPEAKNVRSIFYKDWSNDAETAVEDDSIPLMDFPAYGKPPQWEEWQDKILFAGTETSTQFGGHLEGALQSAEQAVAEVVNLKNNFYRKESDSSG, from the coding sequence GTGAATCATCCTGTAGTCATTATCGGCGCTGGTTTAAGCGGCCTCTATGCAGCCTCTTTACTTGTAGAACACGGTATCAATTGCCGAGTTCTTGAAGCAAGAGATCGAATCGGGGGTAGAGTGTTGAGTATTGCCGTCTCCGACAGAGCAGAATCGAAACAATTTGATTTAGGGCCGACTTGGTTTTGGCCACAGTATGAGAAGGTGATTGCTGGGCTTGCCAGCCGCCTGAATCTGGGTACGTTTGAACAATATACTGAAGGTGCCATGGTTTCAGAGCGGAGCCTGAATGGTCCGCCACAACGTCTTGTTCTGCCGGAAGGCTCTATGGAAAAGTCCATGCGATTCACAGGAGGTGTCCAATCCCTGATTGCTGGAGTTGAGAAGACGCTTCCGCTAGGTACAGTCGAATTAGGGAAGCGAGTTACGTCAATTCGATTTGATCGAATTGGCGCTATTACCATTAAAACAAAGTTTGCGAATGGCAAAAAAGAAGAAGTTCAGGCAAGTGCTGTCATCCTAGCATTACCCCCTCGGATTATAGCCCAGCACATTGAATTCTCACCTTCGCTACCTACAGATGTGATGACGGATCTACTCAACAAGCCTACTTGGATGGCTGGTCAGGCAAAAGTAGTTGCAGTTTACGATCATCCGTTTTGGAGGGATGCAGGACTGGCGGGGTATGCTACAAGCTGGGTTGGTCCTTTGCAGGAAATTCACGATGCTTCTCCAGTGCAAGGCCCCGGTGCGCTTTTCGGTTTTTTTGGAATGCCCGCAGCAGTACGACAAGAACTGGGAGAGGACCAATTAAAAGAAATGGTAATTGACCAATTGGTTCGGCTTTTTGGACCCGAGGCAAAAAATGTGCGTTCCATCTTTTATAAGGATTGGTCCAACGATGCTGAGACCGCTGTAGAGGACGACTCCATTCCACTAATGGATTTTCCGGCATACGGCAAGCCGCCGCAGTGGGAGGAATGGCAGGACAAAATTCTCTTTGCCGGTACTGAAACGAGTACGCAGTTCGGGGGGCATCTTGAAGGCGCCCTTCAGTCAGCAGAACAAGCGGTAGCTGAAGTCGTCAACCTAAAGAACAACTTCTATAGGAAAGAAAGTGATTCAAGTGGCTGA
- a CDS encoding DUF1992 domain-containing protein: MSKYDSNPRNDLIGDILKEYTKIGGMDDLPGAGKPLSAEYFSGDLFQHFQRVANEAGHKPHWLKLQHDIRDGIQDAILQLSKGKRSDVQLRVALLNDKIHEFNQICPIPLQKGSVRIENLDAAMERWR; encoded by the coding sequence ATGAGCAAATATGATTCGAACCCACGAAATGATTTAATTGGAGACATTTTAAAGGAATATACTAAAATAGGTGGAATGGATGATTTGCCCGGTGCCGGAAAGCCTTTGTCAGCGGAATATTTTTCAGGAGATCTTTTTCAGCATTTTCAGCGCGTGGCAAATGAGGCAGGGCATAAACCCCATTGGCTAAAGCTCCAGCATGACATTCGGGATGGGATTCAAGATGCGATTCTTCAACTAAGCAAAGGAAAGAGAAGCGATGTGCAATTAAGGGTTGCGTTACTCAACGATAAAATTCATGAATTTAACCAAATTTGTCCGATACCTCTTCAAAAAGGATCAGTGAGGATAGAAAATTTGGATGCGGCCATGGAACGTTGGAGATAA
- a CDS encoding serine hydrolase domain-containing protein — protein MVINKKIDSSFETVIEHVKNTANVVDCTGSALLIMQNDEVVVEKYWGTHSKEENAKEIQETTQFHIASVRKNYIGFTAAYAVKEGFIKSINDLVTKYYQANEPELFEGVTIRHLLTHTHGLKNNGEETQREFLPGESWAYRGVGIDTLTKVIENATGKSIAEILAEQVFNKLNFAETGWYTEVNENLVEVIRDPDDLSWYNGKSISGNERNMYASVRELATWGGLHLNKGLVGDEQVVPSEIIELATSIHSPETIDADFPQNGFLWFVKDLPAKKSEIGELVPKGSFQILGYTGVTLLVIPQFNLVAVRAFNSFGSPAGYDYLEDVRTFGDTIIRCL, from the coding sequence ATGGTTATCAATAAAAAAATCGATTCATCATTTGAAACCGTTATCGAACATGTTAAAAATACTGCTAACGTAGTGGACTGCACAGGATCTGCACTTTTAATCATGCAAAATGATGAAGTTGTAGTAGAAAAGTATTGGGGTACGCATTCTAAAGAAGAAAATGCAAAAGAAATTCAGGAAACAACTCAATTTCATATTGCTTCAGTCAGAAAGAACTACATTGGTTTTACCGCGGCATATGCTGTTAAAGAAGGATTTATAAAGTCTATAAATGATTTAGTCACGAAATACTATCAGGCAAATGAGCCTGAACTTTTCGAAGGAGTCACCATTAGGCATCTCTTAACTCATACGCATGGATTAAAAAATAATGGAGAGGAAACTCAAAGAGAATTCTTACCAGGAGAAAGTTGGGCATATAGGGGTGTAGGGATCGATACGTTAACCAAGGTCATTGAAAATGCCACTGGAAAGAGTATTGCAGAAATCTTAGCTGAACAGGTGTTTAACAAATTGAACTTTGCAGAAACTGGATGGTACACAGAAGTAAATGAAAATCTGGTAGAGGTTATAAGAGATCCGGATGATTTGAGCTGGTACAACGGAAAAAGCATTTCTGGAAATGAAAGAAATATGTATGCCTCTGTAAGAGAGTTAGCCACATGGGGAGGGCTTCATCTTAATAAGGGTCTGGTAGGGGACGAACAGGTTGTTCCGAGTGAAATTATTGAGTTAGCTACTTCCATTCACAGTCCGGAAACGATTGATGCTGATTTCCCTCAGAACGGGTTTTTATGGTTTGTCAAAGACTTGCCCGCTAAAAAGTCGGAAATAGGGGAGCTAGTTCCAAAGGGATCTTTTCAGATACTAGGTTATACAGGAGTCACACTACTTGTAATTCCTCAATTTAATCTAGTAGCCGTGAGGGCTTTTAATAGTTTTGGATCTCCTGCAGGATATGATTATTTAGAGGATGTGAGGACATTTGGAGACACAATAATCCGTTGCTTATAA